Proteins from one Streptomyces roseifaciens genomic window:
- a CDS encoding alpha/beta hydrolase family protein, whose translation MSAAEFAAAQWTRATGAGVDPHEYRRVTDGLTSVADWGPSFLRTGHAYLERAEVAKSSVSAGEHLLMAARWFHLATLAPYAEAGRAAAEADQALGRALAVLEPGARRVSGEGFTGRLRGPADAPGTVVVVPGLDSAKEEFLDLVSALLARGLAVFAMDGPGQGSLAATTTLTPDYEQVVGRVVDALGVERIGLVGLSLGGYFAARTAALETRVAAVATVSGPFRLDWEELPPPVRDIMARRAGGDDAAHEFARQVDLSALAPRIAAPLLVVDGGQDVIPGVTNGEPLARLAPHGTHLSVPHGDHLLGNARPDWLSHLTDHIAHTLIGGRG comes from the coding sequence ATGAGCGCCGCCGAGTTCGCCGCAGCCCAGTGGACACGTGCCACCGGTGCGGGCGTCGACCCCCACGAGTACCGTCGCGTCACCGACGGCCTCACCTCCGTCGCCGACTGGGGACCGTCCTTCCTGCGCACCGGACACGCCTACCTGGAACGCGCAGAGGTCGCGAAATCCTCCGTCTCGGCAGGTGAGCACCTGCTGATGGCGGCGCGGTGGTTCCACCTCGCCACGCTCGCACCGTACGCGGAGGCCGGCCGCGCCGCCGCCGAGGCGGACCAGGCCTTGGGCAGAGCCCTCGCGGTGCTGGAGCCCGGTGCGCGGCGCGTGAGCGGCGAAGGGTTCACCGGCCGGCTGCGCGGCCCCGCCGACGCGCCCGGCACCGTGGTCGTCGTCCCCGGCCTGGACTCGGCCAAGGAGGAATTCCTCGACCTGGTGTCCGCGCTGCTGGCCAGGGGGCTGGCGGTGTTCGCGATGGACGGCCCCGGGCAGGGCTCGCTCGCCGCCACGACGACCCTCACGCCGGACTACGAGCAGGTCGTGGGCCGGGTCGTCGACGCCCTCGGCGTCGAACGCATCGGACTCGTCGGCCTCAGCCTGGGCGGCTACTTCGCGGCCCGGACCGCGGCACTGGAGACGCGCGTGGCGGCGGTCGCAACCGTCAGCGGACCCTTCCGCCTCGACTGGGAGGAACTGCCCCCGCCAGTACGAGACATCATGGCCCGACGCGCCGGAGGAGACGACGCCGCCCACGAGTTCGCCCGCCAGGTGGACCTCTCCGCCCTGGCACCGCGCATCGCTGCCCCGCTGCTGGTCGTGGACGGAGGCCAGGACGTCATTCCCGGCGTGACGAACGGCGAGCCGCTGGCCCGTCTGGCACCGCACGGCACCCATCTGTCCGTCCCGCACGGCGATCACCTCCTCGGCAACGCGCGGCCCGACTGGCTGTCCCACCTCACCGACCACATCGCGCACACCCTGATCGGAGGACGAGGATGA
- a CDS encoding isochorismatase family protein, with translation MSSNQPSTTLRDVIGLDSRPPRLSDSVLIMVDFQNTYRSGVMALEGAEEALAAGARLLERARTAGIPVIHIINDGGENTPYDIRARIGAISDEVAPVDGEAVVVKQFPNSFHLTDLEKTLTGLGAAPGSGRDLVIAGFMTHMCVNYTAQGAFNLGYRPTVVAEATATRALTAPDGAVLPAAALRTAALTTITDLFGTVVPTVDALPA, from the coding sequence ATGAGCAGCAACCAGCCCTCCACGACCCTGCGCGACGTCATCGGCCTGGACAGCCGGCCGCCCAGGCTGAGCGACTCCGTCCTCATCATGGTCGACTTCCAGAACACCTACCGCAGCGGCGTCATGGCCCTGGAAGGCGCCGAAGAAGCCCTCGCAGCCGGCGCCCGCCTCCTGGAGCGCGCCCGCACCGCGGGCATCCCGGTCATCCACATCATCAACGACGGCGGCGAGAACACCCCTTACGACATCCGCGCCCGCATCGGCGCCATCAGCGACGAAGTCGCTCCGGTGGACGGCGAGGCGGTCGTGGTCAAGCAGTTCCCCAATTCCTTCCACCTCACCGACCTGGAGAAGACCCTGACCGGCCTGGGCGCCGCCCCGGGCAGCGGCAGGGACCTGGTCATAGCCGGCTTCATGACCCACATGTGCGTCAACTACACAGCTCAGGGCGCCTTCAACCTCGGCTACCGCCCCACGGTCGTCGCCGAAGCCACCGCAACCCGCGCCCTCACCGCACCCGACGGCGCCGTCCTGCCCGCCGCCGCCCTCCGGACCGCCGCCCTGACCACCATCACCGACCTGTTCGGCACCGTCGTCCCCACCGTCGATGCCCTTCCCGCCTGA
- a CDS encoding NAD(P)H-binding protein translates to MSIVVTTPTGHVGSRVVRLLLQAGVRPRVLVRDPARLDEATRTRADVRRGDLTDAGFVREAVAGAGTVFWVDPTPHTTADPIETSLRTAAPLVAAARVGDVGRVVFLSSIGAEKRHGVGHIDALAGIEEQLDATGADVLHLRCAYFFTNLLFDLEGLSRGVLTTAFDPGRPMPWVDPRDIGDVVAARLLSDTWQGRTVQAVHGPEDLTFQQVAQILTDALGYPIRLDPVSDDATRDALRAAGLHPSAVEGIVGMTTGSRELVPEQPRDLLTTTPTRLSGWAHAELRPLLER, encoded by the coding sequence ATGAGCATCGTGGTCACCACACCGACGGGACACGTGGGATCGCGCGTGGTGCGGCTTCTGCTCCAGGCCGGTGTCCGTCCCCGCGTCCTGGTCCGTGACCCGGCCCGCCTGGATGAGGCGACCCGGACGCGGGCCGATGTGCGCAGGGGTGACCTGACGGACGCCGGATTCGTCCGCGAGGCGGTGGCGGGAGCGGGAACCGTCTTCTGGGTCGATCCCACTCCGCATACGACAGCGGATCCGATCGAGACCTCGCTGCGGACCGCGGCGCCGCTGGTGGCGGCCGCCCGGGTCGGGGATGTGGGGCGGGTGGTGTTCTTGAGCAGTATCGGGGCGGAGAAGCGGCACGGGGTCGGACACATCGACGCCCTGGCCGGGATCGAGGAACAACTCGACGCCACCGGAGCGGACGTGCTGCACCTGCGGTGCGCGTACTTCTTCACCAACCTCCTGTTCGACCTCGAAGGACTCTCCCGAGGCGTCCTGACCACGGCGTTCGATCCCGGCCGTCCGATGCCGTGGGTCGATCCGCGCGACATCGGGGACGTGGTCGCGGCCCGGCTGCTGAGCGACACCTGGCAGGGCCGGACGGTCCAGGCCGTGCACGGTCCGGAAGACCTCACCTTCCAGCAGGTCGCACAGATCCTCACCGATGCGCTCGGGTATCCGATCCGGCTCGACCCCGTCAGCGACGACGCGACCCGGGACGCGCTGCGCGCGGCCGGGCTGCACCCCTCGGCGGTGGAGGGCATCGTCGGGATGACCACCGGATCGCGCGAACTGGTGCCCGAGCAGCCCCGGGACTTGCTCACCACCACTCCCACCCGGCTCAGCGGGTGGGCTCATGCCGAGCTGCGTCCGCTGCTGGAAAGGTGA
- a CDS encoding FAD-dependent monooxygenase, which yields MPLADTEVAVLIVGGGPVGLTARALLERWGVRALLVEKHAELSPFPRARLVNVRSMEIYRQLGLAAGITAGAFAPEYGRIRFRDTLQDRDFATAAMVGINAPVPESPVIGVVTSQDRLEPALLAAADAPVRFGAELIGLAEEAESVVAVLSDHRSGQETRVRARFVIAADGANSTVRQRLGIGTTGPGAMAGFTTVVFDADLSRWCAQQPAGVYFTPHGAFAPLYPEGGWAWFAPTPEDAAHADWAGLVSRALGPGTDVQADVLRVQHWTMNASVAERFRHSRILLTGDAAHAIPITGGLGMNTGIADVHNLCWKLAGVLHGWAGTDLLNTYGTERQPVAHRTLRQAVANTHLMIQVQNRRRDQLRTGEAAPARIELPWSEQYFAQLGLVLGAAYHSDAVLTGVNPPPEPPGTGTGTGTGTDYVPTTEPGHRMPHLWLAHNRSTLDAVGEWFTLLTPDPTSWSQQAAAPWPLRIETLPEEHTDLCGLGPHGALLVRPDGHVGARWRDRPPGDPATLRHALTSITCSTPR from the coding sequence GTGCCTTTAGCGGACACCGAGGTGGCGGTATTGATCGTCGGCGGCGGGCCGGTCGGGCTCACCGCCCGGGCGCTGCTGGAACGCTGGGGCGTACGGGCACTGCTGGTCGAAAAGCACGCCGAGCTGTCACCCTTCCCCCGGGCCCGGCTGGTCAACGTCCGCTCAATGGAGATCTACCGACAGCTCGGGCTCGCTGCCGGGATCACGGCCGGTGCGTTCGCACCGGAGTACGGCCGCATCCGCTTCCGCGACACCTTGCAGGACCGTGACTTCGCCACGGCGGCGATGGTCGGGATCAACGCGCCGGTACCCGAAAGCCCCGTGATCGGCGTGGTCACCTCACAGGACCGGCTGGAACCCGCTCTGCTCGCCGCAGCGGACGCCCCGGTGCGGTTCGGGGCCGAGCTCATCGGCCTGGCCGAGGAAGCCGAGAGCGTCGTGGCCGTCCTCTCCGACCACCGAAGCGGTCAGGAGACGCGCGTCCGTGCCCGTTTCGTCATCGCCGCCGACGGCGCGAACTCCACCGTCCGGCAGCGGCTGGGAATCGGCACGACCGGTCCCGGAGCGATGGCGGGCTTCACCACCGTCGTGTTCGACGCCGATCTCAGCCGCTGGTGCGCCCAGCAGCCCGCCGGGGTCTACTTCACCCCACACGGAGCCTTCGCCCCGCTCTACCCCGAAGGAGGCTGGGCCTGGTTCGCCCCCACCCCCGAAGACGCCGCACACGCCGACTGGGCCGGCCTCGTCTCGCGTGCCCTGGGCCCCGGCACCGACGTACAAGCCGACGTATTGCGGGTTCAGCACTGGACGATGAACGCATCTGTCGCCGAACGCTTCCGCCACAGCCGGATCCTGCTGACCGGCGATGCCGCACACGCGATCCCCATCACCGGTGGCCTGGGAATGAACACCGGCATCGCCGACGTGCACAACCTCTGCTGGAAACTGGCGGGCGTCCTCCACGGGTGGGCCGGAACAGACCTGCTGAACACCTATGGAACGGAACGACAACCCGTCGCCCACCGGACCCTCCGTCAAGCAGTGGCCAACACGCACCTCATGATCCAAGTGCAGAACCGGCGCCGCGACCAGCTACGGACCGGCGAAGCAGCGCCGGCCCGGATCGAGCTCCCCTGGTCGGAGCAGTACTTCGCCCAACTCGGTCTCGTGCTCGGCGCCGCCTACCACTCCGACGCCGTCCTCACCGGCGTGAACCCCCCGCCCGAACCGCCCGGCACCGGCACCGGCACCGGCACCGGCACGGATTACGTCCCCACCACAGAGCCCGGCCACCGCATGCCACACCTCTGGCTCGCACACAACCGCTCCACGCTCGACGCGGTCGGCGAATGGTTCACCCTGCTCACCCCGGATCCCACCTCCTGGAGTCAGCAGGCCGCGGCACCATGGCCGCTCCGCATCGAGACCCTTCCCGAGGAGCACACCGACCTCTGCGGCCTCGGCCCGCACGGAGCACTGCTCGTCCGGCCTGACGGCCACGTCGGCGCCCGCTGGCGCGACCGCCCACCCGGCGACCCCGCCACCCTCCGGCACGCCCTCACCTCAATCACTTGCTCGACACCCCGCTGA
- a CDS encoding LysR family transcriptional regulator — protein MDLDVAQVRAFVRAAEELHFGRAAGTLAISQQALSKRIARLETLLGIALFQRAGGGVHLTEAGRRFLRPARQTVAAADAAVAAAVGKDRPLRVDVWGHLYAPMRTLAQVAGQAGELVLGHGRDLPSVTAALMHGDIDAAFGRVHPPLHAQLAHRLVRLEPVDAVLSTDHPLAAEAALRPEQLRGSVLWSPGALDRLDFLHQFAERFDIRDRSASVNLGLVHFLGEVAQDPNRFSLLPADVPLPEVPGLCSVPLVNPTPLYAWSLLWRNGNGHPGLDGLIAACAREAGRSRWLEYDPAHDWLPEPPTSRPRHQDEGR, from the coding sequence ATGGATCTCGACGTGGCGCAGGTACGCGCCTTCGTTCGCGCCGCCGAAGAACTGCACTTCGGGCGGGCGGCCGGCACGCTCGCCATCTCCCAGCAGGCACTGTCCAAGCGGATCGCGCGGCTGGAAACGCTGCTCGGAATCGCGCTGTTCCAGCGCGCCGGCGGCGGGGTTCATCTCACCGAGGCCGGGCGGCGTTTTCTCCGGCCGGCCCGGCAGACCGTGGCCGCCGCCGACGCCGCAGTCGCAGCGGCGGTCGGGAAGGACCGCCCGTTGCGCGTCGACGTCTGGGGGCACCTCTACGCGCCGATGCGGACGCTGGCCCAGGTCGCCGGGCAGGCCGGGGAGCTGGTGCTGGGGCACGGGCGCGACCTGCCGTCGGTCACGGCAGCGCTGATGCACGGCGACATCGACGCGGCCTTCGGCCGGGTCCACCCCCCGCTGCACGCGCAGCTGGCGCACCGCCTCGTCCGCCTCGAACCGGTGGACGCCGTACTGAGCACGGATCACCCGCTCGCAGCCGAGGCGGCACTGCGGCCGGAACAGCTGCGCGGCAGCGTGCTGTGGTCACCCGGTGCGCTGGACCGGCTCGACTTCCTCCACCAGTTCGCCGAGCGATTCGACATCCGGGACAGGTCCGCGAGCGTCAACCTGGGGCTCGTCCACTTCCTCGGCGAGGTGGCACAGGACCCGAACCGCTTCTCGCTGCTGCCCGCCGACGTACCCCTGCCGGAGGTCCCGGGCCTGTGCTCCGTCCCGCTGGTCAACCCCACACCGCTGTACGCCTGGTCGCTGCTGTGGCGCAACGGAAACGGACACCCGGGGCTGGACGGCCTCATCGCCGCCTGCGCGCGAGAAGCCGGCCGGAGCCGATGGCTGGAGTACGACCCGGCTCACGACTGGCTGCCCGAACCACCG
- a CDS encoding GlxA family transcriptional regulator, translating into MPLSHRVVIAVFPDVDLLDVAGPAEVFALANRETAGRAGYRVRLAGPAAGEVRTSAGVRLLADLAFDEVGGQVDTLLVPGAVDMTDDGPVARIDTDVVAWVKETATHARRVASVCVGAHVLAAAGLLDGKTATTHWSTAARLAADHPAVTVDPDPIFVRADRGRLWTGAGISACLDLALALVAEDLGEDVALAVARQLVMYLKRQGGQSQFSVPLSRPASARRDIDELRLWIADHLDEDLSAEVLAARMCLSERHFARVFGQETGASPAAYVEAARVETARRLLETTDDPLDQVAAAAGLGSVETLHRAFKRQLATTPAAYRRRFRTRTT; encoded by the coding sequence ATGCCCCTTTCGCACCGTGTCGTCATCGCGGTCTTCCCCGATGTCGATCTCCTCGACGTCGCCGGCCCTGCCGAGGTCTTCGCACTGGCCAACCGGGAGACCGCGGGCCGCGCCGGCTACCGGGTCCGCCTCGCCGGGCCGGCCGCCGGCGAGGTGCGGACGTCGGCGGGTGTGCGGCTGCTGGCCGATCTGGCCTTCGACGAGGTCGGTGGGCAGGTGGACACCCTCCTCGTACCCGGCGCGGTCGACATGACCGACGACGGCCCCGTCGCCCGTATCGACACCGATGTGGTGGCGTGGGTGAAGGAGACCGCCACGCACGCCCGGCGGGTGGCGTCGGTGTGCGTGGGTGCGCACGTCCTGGCGGCAGCCGGGCTGCTGGACGGGAAGACGGCGACCACGCACTGGTCGACCGCCGCCCGGCTCGCCGCCGACCACCCGGCCGTCACGGTCGACCCGGATCCGATCTTCGTCCGGGCCGACCGCGGCCGGCTGTGGACGGGCGCCGGCATCAGCGCCTGCCTGGACCTCGCGCTGGCGCTGGTGGCCGAGGACCTCGGCGAGGACGTCGCGCTGGCGGTGGCCCGGCAGCTGGTGATGTACCTCAAGCGGCAGGGCGGGCAGAGCCAGTTCTCCGTGCCGCTCAGCCGGCCCGCCTCCGCCCGCCGCGACATCGACGAGCTGCGGCTGTGGATCGCCGACCACCTCGACGAGGACCTGTCCGCGGAGGTGCTGGCGGCCCGGATGTGCCTGAGCGAGCGGCACTTCGCCCGCGTCTTCGGACAGGAGACCGGCGCCAGTCCCGCCGCCTACGTCGAGGCCGCCCGGGTCGAGACGGCCCGGCGTCTGCTGGAGACCACCGACGACCCGCTCGATCAGGTGGCGGCCGCGGCCGGGCTCGGTTCGGTGGAGACCCTGCACCGGGCGTTCAAACGACAGCTCGCCACCACCCCCGCGGCGTACCGCCGCCGCTTCCGCACCCGGACCACCTGA
- a CDS encoding zinc-binding dehydrogenase: MRRLIPTGEAARPVAFAEVPQPVPEPGEALIKVEAFAPNRGETFLLEHPRPGLLPGKDVAGLVVQAAADGSGPGIGTRVVGHPAQGGWAEYAAVPTHSLAVLPDSIDSARAAALPLAGITALRLLRTAGSLAGRRVLLTGASGGVGHYVTELAVGAGAELTAVTATPVRGERLAALGAEVVHDVAAARGPFDVVLESTGGPDLPLALSKVRPGGTLIWFGQASRTPVTLDFFQLLSGPERVTIQHFHYTGAPYGSDLAALVRLVEQGRLHPELGRIAHWSGTADTLIDLRERRIRGKAVLLTGEGR, encoded by the coding sequence ATGCGAAGACTGATTCCCACGGGGGAGGCGGCGCGTCCCGTCGCCTTCGCCGAAGTCCCCCAGCCCGTCCCGGAGCCCGGTGAGGCACTGATCAAGGTCGAGGCGTTCGCGCCGAACCGTGGCGAGACGTTCCTCCTCGAACACCCCCGGCCGGGCCTGCTGCCCGGCAAGGACGTCGCAGGGCTCGTCGTACAGGCCGCAGCCGACGGCTCGGGCCCCGGTATCGGCACCCGCGTGGTCGGGCACCCGGCGCAGGGTGGCTGGGCCGAGTACGCCGCCGTGCCCACGCACTCGCTCGCAGTGCTCCCGGACAGCATCGACAGCGCACGGGCGGCCGCCCTGCCCCTGGCCGGGATCACCGCCCTGCGGCTGCTGCGCACGGCCGGCTCCCTGGCCGGCCGACGCGTGCTCCTCACCGGCGCTTCGGGCGGCGTCGGCCACTACGTCACCGAGCTGGCCGTCGGTGCCGGAGCCGAACTGACCGCGGTGACGGCCACGCCGGTGCGCGGCGAGCGGCTGGCGGCACTGGGCGCCGAGGTGGTGCACGACGTCGCGGCGGCACGAGGACCGTTCGACGTCGTGCTGGAGTCCACCGGCGGACCGGATCTGCCGCTCGCCCTCTCGAAGGTGCGCCCGGGCGGCACGCTCATCTGGTTCGGCCAGGCGAGCCGCACGCCGGTGACCCTCGACTTCTTCCAGCTGCTGAGCGGGCCCGAGCGCGTCACGATCCAGCACTTCCACTACACCGGCGCCCCGTACGGATCCGATCTCGCGGCCCTGGTGCGTCTCGTGGAACAGGGCCGGTTGCATCCCGAGCTCGGCCGGATCGCCCACTGGTCCGGGACCGCCGACACTCTGATCGACCTGAGAGAGCGCCGGATACGCGGCAAGGCCGTTCTGCTGACAGGAGAAGGACGATGA